Proteins encoded by one window of Sardina pilchardus chromosome 7, fSarPil1.1, whole genome shotgun sequence:
- the LOC134087764 gene encoding glucose-induced degradation protein 8-B homolog, whose translation MMSYAEKPEDISKDEWMDKLNNVHIQRADMNRLIMNYLVTEGFKEAAEKFRMESGIEPSVDLDSLDERIKIREMILKGQIQEAIALINSLHPELLDTNRYLYFHLQQQHLIELIRLRETEAALEFAQTQLAEQGEESRECLTEMERTLALLAFDNPEESPFGDLLNMMQRQKVWSEVNQAVLDYENRESTPKLAKLLKLLLWAQNELDQKKVRYPKMTDLSKGTIEDPK comes from the exons ATGATGAGTTACGCTGAAAAGCCTGAGGATATTTCAAAAGATGAGTGGATGGACAAACTGAACAACGTGCACATCCAGCGAGCCGATATGAACCGACTGATCATGAACTACTTGGTCACAG AGGGTTTTAAAGAGGCTGCAGAGAAATTCCGTATGGAGTCAGGCATTGAGCCAAGCGTGGATCTCGACTCCTTGGATGAACGGATAAAGATCCGTGAGATGATTTTAAAAGGTCAGATCCAGGAAGCAATTGCTCTCATCAATAGCCTTCATCCGGAGCTCCTCGACACCAACCGCTACCTGTATTTTCATCTGCAG CAACAGCACCTTATCGAGCTGATCCGTCTGCGGGAGACGGAGGCGGCGCTAGAGTTTGCCCAGACCCAGCTGGcggagcagggggaggagagcCGCGAGTGCCTGACCGAGATGGAGCGCACGCTGGCCCTGCTGGCCTTCGACAACCCAGAGGAGTCGCCCTTTGGAGACCTTCTCAATATGATGCAGCGgcagaaa GTATGGAGTGAGGTAAACCAGGCGGTACTGGATTATGAAAACAGAGAATCAACACCAAAACTGGCGAAGCTGCTGAAGTTACTGCTTTGGGCACAGAACGAACTGGATCAAAAGAAAGTGAGATACCCCAAAATGACAGACCTGAGCAAGGGCACAATTGAAGATCCCAAGtag